In a single window of the Streptomyces cinnabarinus genome:
- a CDS encoding IS110 family transposase, protein MRRIWAGSDCGKSHHHCLVLNDEGDTLLSRRVANDESELLQLIGDVLDLADGREVTWAMDMTGGEPALLIELLLNHGQELVYIPGIAVNRATASYRGAGKTDARDAKVIADQARMRRDLQPIRPGDEMAIELRLLTEHRADLVADRTRTINRLKSLLNSMFPALERALDIGSVGSLMLLTGYQTPAAIRRVGKRRLTTWLRNRSVYRPETLAAAAVEAAEKQHTAVTGERAIAKMVHTLAEEVTALNKKIIETEKLIEGRFREHELADVITSMPGIGPILGAELLAATGGDLEAFPTPDRLAAFAGVAPAPRDSGQVSGNLHRPTRYHRRLQRVFYTSALVSIRCDPNSRRFYDRKRAEGKRHVQAVLALARRRVNVLWALIRDRRCYTVAPPVTHAT, encoded by the coding sequence ATGCGCCGGATATGGGCGGGGAGCGACTGCGGCAAGAGCCACCACCACTGCCTGGTCCTGAACGATGAGGGCGACACCTTGCTGTCGCGCCGGGTGGCCAACGACGAGTCCGAACTCCTGCAGCTGATCGGTGATGTCCTGGACTTGGCCGATGGCCGCGAAGTGACCTGGGCGATGGATATGACGGGCGGCGAGCCCGCCCTGCTGATCGAGCTTCTGCTCAATCACGGGCAGGAACTCGTCTACATTCCCGGTATCGCGGTCAACCGGGCCACCGCCAGCTACCGCGGGGCGGGCAAGACCGACGCCCGGGACGCCAAGGTGATCGCGGACCAGGCCCGGATGCGCCGTGACCTGCAGCCGATCCGGCCCGGTGACGAGATGGCCATCGAACTGCGGCTGCTCACCGAGCACCGTGCAGATCTGGTGGCCGACCGCACCCGGACCATCAACCGGCTCAAGTCCTTGCTCAACAGTATGTTCCCCGCCCTGGAACGTGCCCTCGACATCGGCAGCGTCGGCTCGCTGATGCTGCTCACGGGCTACCAGACCCCCGCAGCGATTCGCAGGGTGGGCAAGCGACGTCTGACGACATGGCTGCGCAACCGCAGCGTCTATCGGCCCGAGACCCTCGCGGCCGCGGCCGTTGAGGCCGCCGAGAAGCAGCACACCGCCGTCACCGGGGAGAGAGCCATTGCGAAGATGGTGCACACCCTGGCGGAGGAGGTGACGGCTCTCAACAAGAAGATCATCGAGACCGAGAAGCTCATCGAGGGCCGGTTTCGCGAACACGAACTCGCCGACGTGATCACGTCCATGCCCGGCATCGGCCCCATCCTCGGTGCTGAGCTCCTCGCCGCGACCGGCGGAGACCTGGAGGCGTTCCCCACCCCGGACCGGCTCGCTGCCTTCGCCGGCGTGGCCCCAGCACCACGAGACTCCGGCCAGGTCAGCGGTAACCTCCACCGGCCAACGCGCTATCACCGGCGACTGCAGCGTGTCTTCTACACTTCCGCGCTGGTCAGCATCCGCTGTGACCCCAACTCCCGTCGGTTCTACGACCGAAAGCGCGCGGAAGGGAAGCGGCATGTCCAGGCCGTGCTCGCCCTCGCCCGTCGACGTGTCAACGTCCTGTGGGCCCTGATCCGTGACCGACGGTGCTACACCGTCGCCCCACCAGTCACCCACGCCACTTGA
- a CDS encoding DUF6603 domain-containing protein encodes MRVIECGGGLLTVVTDSARADVHLHAPVVQGTGRFRSVGEDRYQGLLDVTLPPVSVNAFGQFTTGSRAEDSTFLLVMGLVFPPPGVQVGLGFALRRLGGVVGVGHAVDRVALARVVLNGTAGDLLFPPDTATAEQRVPAVLAVFPRSRGRNVIGPMFEATWGHALVSAKLAALIELPDPVRLSVIGSLSVLIPEQAPIVELRAEFLGQFDPVQPSMMITAALTGSRIAGVRLSGEVCLLTRGGRDAAFVLSAGGFHPQFPVPVGVPELRRVAMNLSPSPLMTFRCQAYLALTTNTVQFGARIDFQAQIARCGLSGHLALDVLAQWRPHLAFTAQLHAGVSVRVLGKSLMGVHLDLLLEGPTPWHARGRGSIDLFLFSVSFDFDTTWGSAPPLPQDPVDIGALLTDELEQPRAWATHPPDPALSPVVLTPEANRLLGDGKLVHPQGTMTVRQQIVPLRTEIERFGRESVPPQMWDISAVTLGNGDSDLPTIEVKDRFAPGQFKSLAEDEQLSGGAYRDYPSGRRLTASQLNAPDGKEDELTVEASTLGGALGPDLRVDALHVMVVKIPLVLAKAAEVAAALRADHERWWWRPNGRVTVHTAQPVRPVEAWSLAPLSDGHAGLMMDAMPFHGAVTGTSAPRPGSPVRTIVEAWEVED; translated from the coding sequence GGTGAACGCTTTCGGGCAGTTCACCACTGGAAGTCGAGCTGAGGACTCCACCTTCCTGCTCGTGATGGGACTTGTTTTCCCGCCTCCTGGGGTCCAGGTCGGACTGGGCTTCGCGCTCCGGCGCCTCGGGGGTGTCGTCGGCGTAGGACACGCCGTCGATCGTGTTGCTCTGGCTCGAGTGGTGCTGAACGGGACCGCCGGAGACCTTCTGTTTCCCCCCGACACGGCAACGGCCGAGCAGCGCGTGCCGGCGGTGCTCGCAGTGTTCCCCCGTTCACGCGGACGCAATGTGATCGGGCCGATGTTCGAGGCGACATGGGGCCACGCCCTTGTCTCTGCCAAGCTCGCTGCGCTGATTGAACTGCCCGACCCGGTGCGGCTGTCCGTGATCGGATCGCTGTCCGTGCTGATACCGGAGCAGGCCCCCATCGTGGAGCTGCGCGCCGAATTCCTGGGCCAGTTCGACCCCGTGCAGCCCAGCATGATGATCACCGCCGCGCTGACCGGCTCACGCATTGCCGGAGTCCGGCTGTCAGGCGAGGTGTGTCTGCTCACACGGGGTGGTCGGGACGCCGCATTCGTCCTGTCCGCCGGAGGCTTTCATCCACAATTCCCGGTGCCGGTCGGCGTCCCGGAGTTGCGCCGGGTGGCGATGAACCTGAGTCCCAGTCCTTTGATGACGTTCCGGTGCCAGGCGTATCTAGCCCTGACCACCAACACTGTCCAGTTCGGGGCGCGGATCGATTTCCAGGCCCAGATTGCACGCTGCGGCCTCAGCGGTCATCTCGCGCTTGACGTCCTGGCGCAGTGGCGTCCGCACCTTGCGTTCACTGCCCAGCTGCACGCCGGAGTCTCCGTACGGGTTCTTGGCAAGAGCTTGATGGGAGTTCATCTGGACCTCCTGCTGGAAGGGCCCACACCTTGGCACGCCCGTGGACGCGGCTCGATCGATCTGTTCCTGTTCAGCGTGTCGTTCGACTTCGACACCACGTGGGGATCCGCTCCGCCCCTGCCGCAGGATCCTGTCGACATTGGGGCGCTCCTGACCGATGAGCTGGAACAGCCCCGGGCTTGGGCCACGCACCCACCAGACCCAGCCCTCTCTCCCGTCGTCCTTACGCCGGAGGCCAACCGTCTGCTCGGCGACGGCAAACTGGTGCATCCCCAGGGAACAATGACCGTCCGCCAGCAGATTGTTCCGCTGAGAACGGAGATCGAGCGCTTTGGCAGAGAGTCCGTGCCCCCGCAGATGTGGGACATCTCGGCGGTGACTCTGGGCAATGGTGATTCCGATCTGCCGACCATCGAGGTGAAGGACCGCTTTGCGCCTGGCCAGTTCAAGTCCCTCGCCGAGGACGAACAACTCAGTGGCGGGGCATACCGCGACTACCCCTCAGGGCGGCGGTTGACCGCCAGCCAGCTCAATGCTCCGGACGGCAAGGAGGATGAGCTGACCGTGGAGGCGTCCACGTTGGGTGGCGCACTCGGACCGGACCTGCGCGTCGACGCACTGCACGTCATGGTGGTGAAGATTCCCCTCGTGCTGGCCAAGGCAGCCGAGGTAGCGGCTGCGCTGCGGGCCGACCACGAACGGTGGTGGTGGCGTCCGAACGGGCGGGTCACCGTCCATACGGCACAGCCGGTCAGGCCGGTCGAGGCCTGGTCACTCGCACCGCTCTCCGACGGGCACGCCGGACTGATGATGGACGCCATGCCTTTCCACGGGGCGGTAACCGGTACGTCGGCGCCCCGGCCGGGCTCGCCCGTCCGGACCATTGTGGAGGCATGGGAGGTTGAGGATTGA